TATCTACCATTGAAACTTCATCAACAATAACTACATCTGCTTTTATAGGGTCTTCTTCATCTTTTAAAAAAACTAGTTCTTCTGAGTCTGTTGCATATCCCATTTCTAAAAGCCTATGAATTGTTTTAGCCTCTTTATCGGAAGTCTCACTCATCCTCTTTGCTGCTCTCCCTGTAGGTGCGGCTAAAAGAACGTCTTGTTTATTATTTTCAAATATTTTTATTATAGTATTTATAGTCGTCGTCTTTCCTGTTCCGGGACCTCCAGTAATAACTACTAATCCACCTTCAACAGCTTCTTTTACTGCTAATACTTGATTTGTAGCTAACTTTATATCAGTTTCTTTTTCTATATTTTCTATTTCTTTTTCTATATCTATATTTAATTCTTTAAATTGAGATTGAGATAATTTTATGATTTGCTTACAAACTCCATTCTCAGATAGATAATATGGTATTAGATATATGTGCTCTTCATCTCCAAAATTTCTTTCAATATGAATTTTTTGATCATAAGCTAAGCTTAAAATTGAATCTGAAATATATTCATTATCTACACCTAACAACTTGCTAGACTCATCTATTAATACATTCTTAGGTAAATATGTATGCCCACTTCCTAGTGACTGATTTAATGCGTATAAAACACCTTGCATTATTCTATCTTTAGAATATTTATCTATTCCTAAATTAGATGCTATTTTATCTGCTACTTTAAATCCTACTCCTCTTATATCCTCTGCTAACTTATATGGATTTTTAGTTATTATATCTATCGCTTTATTCTTATATCTTTTATATATCTTTAAACAAAAGTTAGGAGTTATTCCATAAGGCGATAAATGCATTATTATATTTCTTAATTCTCTATTTTCTTCATAACTTTTAGCTATCTGCTCAATTTTTTTTGTACCTATACCCTCAACTTCCGAAAGCCTATGTGGAGAATTTTGAATAATATCTAAAGTATCTACTCCGAACTTTTCTATTATTCTCTTTGCCATCTTTTCTCCTATTCCCTTTATTATCCCAGAAGATAAGTATACATATATTCCTTCTATGGATGATGGAGTAACTGGCATAAATGAATTAACTTCAAATTGAGTTCCATATGTCTTATGATTTATCCACTTACCCTCAACTTCTATACTCTCTCCAACTGTCAAAGTAGGCATGCATCCAACTATAACTATATCATTATTTTCATTTGATAAATGAGCTATAACATATCCATTATCTTCATTTTTAAATATAATATCACTTACCATTCCTTCAATCTTTTCCATAAATAATCTCCTATAAAAATTCGATTCTCTTTAACAACTATGTGTGTAAATTTTTTCTCTCAAAAATAATCTATTAATTTAATTAATCTCATTAAATCCTTAATAATTTTTTACTATATAATTTCCTTAAGCATAAAAATGCTAATTTTAGCGTTTACATAATTTACTATTATTATACAGCTAAATTTATATAAAAAAAATAGAAGACTGTAAATCTACAGTCTTCTTATTACTAATATAAATATTTATTATAATCCAGCTTGTTCTCTTAAAGCTTCAGCTTTATTAGTTCTTTCCCATGGTAAATCTAAGTCAGTTCTACCAAAATGTCCATAAGCTGCAACATTTTTGTACATAGGCTTTCTTAAGTCTAAGTCTCTTATTATTGCTCCTGGTCTTAAATCAAAGTTCTTGTTAACTAAATCAACAAGTAATTCTTCACTTACTTTTCCAGTTCCAAATGTATCTATGAATACAGATAATGGTCTAGCAACACCTATAGCATAAGCTAACTCTATTTCACATTTGTCTGCAAGTCCTGCTGCTACTATATTTTTAGCAACGTATCTTGCAGCATATGCTGCTGATCTATCAACTTTTGTAGGATCTTTTCCTGAGAAAGCTCCTCCTCCATGTCTAGAGTATCCACCGTAAGTATCTATTATTATCTTTCTTCCAGTAAGACCTGTATCTCCTTGTGGTCCTCCTATAACGAATCTTCCAGTTGGGTTTATATATATTTTAGTTTCTTCATCTAAAAGTGCTTCTGGTATAACAACTTTTATAACTTTTTCTATTAAATCTTTTCTTATTGTCTCAGTACTTACTGTTTCACAATGTTGAGTAGATATTAATACTGTATGAACTCTAACTGCTTTATTCCCATCGTATTCAACAGTAACTTGAGTCTTTCCATCTGGTCTTAAGTATTCTAATTCTCCACTTTTTCTAACTTCTGTTAATCTTCTTGATAACTTATGAGCAAGAGATATTGGAAGAGGCATTAATTCCTCTGTCTCATTACATGCGAAACCAAACATTATACCTTGGTCCCCAGCTCCTATTTTCTCTATTTCATCTTCAGTTAATTCTCCGCTTCTATTTTCTAAAGCTTCATCAACTCCCATAGCAATATCCCCTGATTGCTCATCTATAGAAGTTATAACTGCACAAGTATCTCCGTCAAATCCAAACTTAGCTCTAGTGTATCCTATTTCTTTAACTGTTTCTCTAACTAATTTAGGTATATCAACGTAAGTGTTAGTACTTATTTCTCCTGCAACTAATACTAATCCTGTTGTAACTGTTGTTTCGCAAGCAACTCTAGCTTGTGGATCTTTTTCTAAAAGTGCATCTAGTATCGCATCTGATATTTGATCACATATTTTATCTGGATGCCCTTCTGTAACTGATTCTGAAGTAAATAAATGTTTTGCCATTAATGTTTCCTCCTTTTATCTTTTAACCTTAGATTAAAATTCTTTCTATTACCTTAGATCCATAATTGGAATAGTCTTTCTTGATATTAAAAAAACCTCTTCTTTTTATAAGAAGAGGTTAATTATATTCGTCAATAATTAACTAACCTCATCTTTCAAGATATAAAATCTTGTAGGAATTAGCACCTTTTCCATTCGGAATGGTTGCTGGGTTTCACAGGGCCTGTCCCTCCACCTCTCTTAATAAGGTAATTAAGAAATTTTATTAATTTTTATTACTTTACTAATTATACTATTATTAATGATTCTTATCAATATGTTTCTTTAAATTTTAAATGTTATTTTTTACTTTAGGCTCTCATATATTTATTTTAAGGGGGGGATGTTCCTATGTATTTGGCTAAAGTAAACTATAAAAAAGATAATGTTGTTCAAATCCTTAGTGATACATTAAAAGATATAATTGATGAGAATACGGTTATAGTTTGTATAGGAACAGATAGAGCTATAGGCGATTCTTTAGGCCCTTTAGTTGGAACGATGTTAAAAAACAGCAATTATAAATATCCTGTTTATGGTACTTTAGATAAACCTATTCACGCTTTAAATATATATGAATCCCTACAGTCTATAAAGAAAAAACATGTTAATGGTAATTTTTTGGCTATAGATGCTTGTCTAGGATCAAAAAGCAATATAGGAAATTTACAAGTAAGAAAAGGACCTATCCTGCCCGGAAAGGGAGTAGGTAAGAAACTTCCTGAAATTGGGAATTATTCTATCGTTGGTATTGTTGATAAAGTAGACGAAAATAATAAGTTTTCATTTAATAGTATACGTCTAAGCTTTATTTTAGATATGGCTGAAATAATAGCATTATCCTTAATACTTTCAACCTGATTTCAATATATCCCCTTTATACTCAAAAATAAAGAAGCTGTCAAAAGACAGCTTCTTTATTTTTGAACTAATGCAAACATTAATTCTCCGCTACAAACTAATTCTCCATCAACATATGCGCTTGCATTAGCCTTACCTATATTTCTTCTTAAAGAAGTCATTTCAACTTCCATTCTTAATGTATCTCCCGGTCTAACTTCTTTTTTAAATCTAACTTTATCTATACCTGCAAATACACCTAGTTTCCCTTTATTTTCGTCTATAGACATCATAGCAACAGCTCCAACTTGAGCCATAGCTTCTATTATTAGAACTCCTGGCATTATAGGATATTCTGGAAAATGTCCTTGGAAAAATGGTTCATTAACACTTACATTTTTTATACCCACAGCTCTTTTACCTTCTTCAAGTTCAACAACTTTATCTACAAGTAAAAATGGATACCTATGAGGTATTAATTCTTTTATTTGATCAATATTTAGCATATTATTCTTCTCCTTTTATAGTTTTTCTTTTGAATAACCCTGTTCCACCTGTTTCTAACATATCTAAAGCTGATAATGACTCTCCTGTACCTTTAGCAACACAAGATAAAGGATCTTCAGCTATTTTAACTTCCATACCTGTACTCTCCTCTATTCTTTTGTCTAGTCCATATAAAAGAGCTCCTCCACCTGTCATTATTATTCCACTTTCACTTATATCTGCCGCAAGTTCTGGAGGCGTTTTTTCAAGTACAGATCTAACAGTAGAAACAATTTGGTTAACTCCATCTGCTAAAGCATCTAGCATTTCCTTTGAGTCTATAGTTATTTTTTGAGGAAGTCCTGTTACTAAATTTCTACCTTTTACATCCATAGTAACTTCTTCTTCTCTTGGATATGCAGTTCCAATATTAATTTTAACTTGTTCAGCAGTTCTATCCCCTATAAGTAAATTATGTTTTTTTCTCATATAATTTACTATGTATTCATCAAATTTATCTCCACCGATTCTTATAGATTCACTTACAACTGCTCCTCCTAAAGATATTACGGCTATATCTGCTGTTCCTCCACCTATATCAACAACCATATTACCATCAGGTTTAGATATATCTAATCCGGCCCCTATAGCGGCTGCTATAGGTTCTTCTATTATATAAACGTCTCTAGCTCCAGCTTGTCTTGTAGCTTCCTCTACAGCTCTCTTTTCTACCTCTGTAACTCCCGTTGGCACGCACACCATTATTCTAGGCATGAAAAATCGTGAAAAACCTTTCTTGTCTACCACTTTGTCTACATAATATGTTAACATTTTTTCAGTAATATTATAATCAGATATTACTCCATCTTTTAAAGGTCTTATAGCTACTATATTTCCTGGTGTTCTTCCTATCATCTTTCTAGCCTCATCACCTACAGCTAAAACAGTTTGTGACTTTTTATCTATTGCTACAACAGAAGGTTCTTTTACAACAATACCCCTTCCATTGACATATACAAGAACATTTGCAGTACCTAAATCGATACCTATATCCGCTCCTTTTGTCATTAAATTCAACTCCTTCTCAATTTATATAAACTTTTCGTTAATTTTAACACTCTACATACAAAATATACAAAAACTTGTTTTTAGTCAAGAAAAAAATGTAGGTTTTTTAACCTACATTTTTATTACACTTCACTTCATATTTTTGTTTTGTTGCCATTCCCCCTCTTATATGCCTTTCAGATTTATTCTTTTCCAAAACCATTTTAACCTCTTTTGCAAGAGATGGATTAATTTCTTCTAATCGTTCAGTTACATCTTTGTGTATAGTACTTTTACTTACGCCAAATGTTTTAGCAGTTTGTCTAACTGTTGTTTTCTTTTCTAATATATACTTTGCTACAACTATAGCTCTTTCCTCTATATGCGATCTCAAAGCTTCCCCCCCTTAAATCCTACCTTAGTGATATATATGTAAAAAAACAAAAAAATATAACAAGCTTAATCAAATTTGATTAAGCTTGTTATATTTTTTAATTCTTAGGAAATTATATTCATAATTTCCAACTTATACACTTGAGCAACGGACCTGTTTTTTTAAGGTTGTTGGCGATATGAGCAACGCGAATTTTTTATTTAATTAACGTCATAGGGTCTATAGTTTTACCATCTTTTGTTGCAGTTACATGCACGTGTGCACCTTCTAAACTTTCTACACTAGTAGTATTACCCACTTTTCCTATTACATCTCCGTCTTTAACTTCTTGACCTTTTTTAACAGATACTTTGTCATCTAAGTTTGAATAAACAACAGCTACTTTATCTTTAGATTCCACTTTTACAGATACTCCATGTTGGTCATCTTTAAATACATCTGTTACTTTACCATTAACAATTGATTTTACCTTACTTCCTTTTTTAGCTTGTACATCTAATGCTTTATGTATTTCCCATACATCTAATGTACTTGAGTAACTAGGCTCTTTTTCTGAATACTCTCTAGTCACTTTTTCTCCTAGATAGTTTATTTTAGTTTCTTCCTTTTTAACAACTTCTTTTTCTTTTACCTTATCTAAGTTTTCTTTTGAATTGGTAGCTGTTGGCACAGTTTTATCATCTTTTTCTATTAGGTGAATTTCGCCTTCTTCATCACCTTTTGCCACTTTATTTTGATTATCTAAAAAACCGTTTTTTGAAGCTAAATCATCCACGCTATTTTTTGTAAACCAAATACCTCCAATTGCAACTAAACAAACACATACAAATAAGGCTAAGTAAAAACCATCTTTCTCTAATAGTTTTTTCTTTTTCATGACGCACCTCCAAATATATTCATACATTTGTATTTTGTACCTTATTTGTTATTTTTATACAATTTTTATTCTTTTATATTTATTTTATTTTCATATTTTAAATATTAATTTTTCACTATGTATAAATAAATTAATATCCCTTCAATTTTTTATTTTATTTAATTCTTGAAATACAAAAAAACCCTAAACTAACTTGCAAATCAAGTTAGTTTAGAGTTTTTAATATGTATCTTTAATATTGATATCTGAATAATAATGCTCTAATATTTCATAATATTTATAACCATCCTTAGCCATTCCTTCTGCTCCCCATTGACTCATACCCACACCATGGCCATACCCTTTTACAATAATATCTACATAATCTTTATTAAACTTCAAATCAAAGTTAGCGGAATTTAAATTAAATAAACTCCTTATGTCACGGCCTGATATTTCTTTATTTCCAACCTTGATCTTCTCAACCGATCCACCTTTACTTCTTTCTTCTATACTAACTTGTTTTGATAGTTTATCATTAGAAATCGACATATTAGGATAACCTTTTCTAAGTGTGTTTATAAAGTCGGAATTATTTATCTTAACATTAGATGCATATTTGGGAGCATTTTTATCATAAGGACTATCTACAGATCTCAAATATGGATATTTAGTACTAAATACCTCTTCACTATTTTCAGTATTTCCTGATGATGTAGAAAAATATAATGGTAAAATTGCCTCATCTTCATATACTATAATTTGACCCTTAGTATCTTTCACAGCTTGTTCTATTTTTGTATAAAATTTATCCATCCAAGCTTGGCCATTTTTACTTAGTAATTCTGATTTACTTTTATATTCCTGACAATGCTTATAATCTGTACATACAGCTGCATTTTTATGCTTACCAGTTTTTTTACTATATACTGTAAATGTTCTAGCAGCTACTGCTTGCGCCTTTAAAGCCTCTTTATCAAACTCTGCAGACATTTCCCCTGCAAGAACTCCACATAAATAATCTTCTATGTCTATAGTCTCTACTATTCCTTTTTTATGATTATAAACCTTTATTTTAGGTGATTCCTTATCTATAGTTTCGTAATTTTTAATACTTTTCTTTTTATTAATTTTTAGCTTAGTTTCAATTTTCAACTTATTTTGGATATGTGGTACTATATCTGGCTTTGAGTCTGAGTTATATGCAAATATAGATACGCAAATAGGTATCGCCGCAGTTACCAAAACAGTACTAGCTAAAACTAACAATGGGTTTTTCATAAAATTTTCCTCCTTGGATAAATACTTCTAATCCATAAATTTTATGAAAAACCCGTGTTAATTATGACTAATTATTAGTCTTCAATTATTTCTA
The nucleotide sequence above comes from Paraclostridium bifermentans. Encoded proteins:
- the recD2 gene encoding SF1B family DNA helicase RecD2, with the translated sequence MEKIEGMVSDIIFKNEDNGYVIAHLSNENNDIVIVGCMPTLTVGESIEVEGKWINHKTYGTQFEVNSFMPVTPSSIEGIYVYLSSGIIKGIGEKMAKRIIEKFGVDTLDIIQNSPHRLSEVEGIGTKKIEQIAKSYEENRELRNIIMHLSPYGITPNFCLKIYKRYKNKAIDIITKNPYKLAEDIRGVGFKVADKIASNLGIDKYSKDRIMQGVLYALNQSLGSGHTYLPKNVLIDESSKLLGVDNEYISDSILSLAYDQKIHIERNFGDEEHIYLIPYYLSENGVCKQIIKLSQSQFKELNIDIEKEIENIEKETDIKLATNQVLAVKEAVEGGLVVITGGPGTGKTTTINTIIKIFENNKQDVLLAAPTGRAAKRMSETSDKEAKTIHRLLEMGYATDSEELVFLKDEEDPIKADVVIVDEVSMVDIVLMYSLLKAIKPGTRLILVGDSDQLPSVGAGNVLKDIIDSEVINVVRLNEIFRQAQESMIVVNAHRINKGLPLHLNVKGKDFFFIKKDTNEAILEEIVGLVSQRLPKFYNLDKLQDIQVLAPMRKGDLGVTNLNIELQKYLNKEEKFKVEETLQKRIFRVGDKVMQIKNNYTKKWENEDKSENGEGIYNGDIGYIYHIDKENKIIYVLFDKTKIVSYEYSELDELDHSFCTTIHKSQGSEFPAIVIPVTWAPPMLLNRNLLYTAVTRAKQLVVLVGDVKYLEFMIKNNRINDRHSNLSKKLNRLKKEGVLIKN
- the metK gene encoding methionine adenosyltransferase, coding for MAKHLFTSESVTEGHPDKICDQISDAILDALLEKDPQARVACETTVTTGLVLVAGEISTNTYVDIPKLVRETVKEIGYTRAKFGFDGDTCAVITSIDEQSGDIAMGVDEALENRSGELTEDEIEKIGAGDQGIMFGFACNETEELMPLPISLAHKLSRRLTEVRKSGELEYLRPDGKTQVTVEYDGNKAVRVHTVLISTQHCETVSTETIRKDLIEKVIKVVIPEALLDEETKIYINPTGRFVIGGPQGDTGLTGRKIIIDTYGGYSRHGGGAFSGKDPTKVDRSAAYAARYVAKNIVAAGLADKCEIELAYAIGVARPLSVFIDTFGTGKVSEELLVDLVNKNFDLRPGAIIRDLDLRKPMYKNVAAYGHFGRTDLDLPWERTNKAEALREQAGL
- the yyaC gene encoding spore protease YyaC — encoded protein: MYLAKVNYKKDNVVQILSDTLKDIIDENTVIVCIGTDRAIGDSLGPLVGTMLKNSNYKYPVYGTLDKPIHALNIYESLQSIKKKHVNGNFLAIDACLGSKSNIGNLQVRKGPILPGKGVGKKLPEIGNYSIVGIVDKVDENNKFSFNSIRLSFILDMAEIIALSLILST
- the fabZ gene encoding 3-hydroxyacyl-ACP dehydratase FabZ, which produces MLNIDQIKELIPHRYPFLLVDKVVELEEGKRAVGIKNVSVNEPFFQGHFPEYPIMPGVLIIEAMAQVGAVAMMSIDENKGKLGVFAGIDKVRFKKEVRPGDTLRMEVEMTSLRRNIGKANASAYVDGELVCSGELMFALVQK
- the mreB gene encoding rod shape-determining protein codes for the protein MTKGADIGIDLGTANVLVYVNGRGIVVKEPSVVAIDKKSQTVLAVGDEARKMIGRTPGNIVAIRPLKDGVISDYNITEKMLTYYVDKVVDKKGFSRFFMPRIMVCVPTGVTEVEKRAVEEATRQAGARDVYIIEEPIAAAIGAGLDISKPDGNMVVDIGGGTADIAVISLGGAVVSESIRIGGDKFDEYIVNYMRKKHNLLIGDRTAEQVKINIGTAYPREEEVTMDVKGRNLVTGLPQKITIDSKEMLDALADGVNQIVSTVRSVLEKTPPELAADISESGIIMTGGGALLYGLDKRIEESTGMEVKIAEDPLSCVAKGTGESLSALDMLETGGTGLFKRKTIKGEE
- the spoIIID gene encoding sporulation transcriptional regulator SpoIIID; its protein translation is MRSHIEERAIVVAKYILEKKTTVRQTAKTFGVSKSTIHKDVTERLEEINPSLAKEVKMVLEKNKSERHIRGGMATKQKYEVKCNKNVG
- a CDS encoding M23 family metallopeptidase gives rise to the protein MKKKKLLEKDGFYLALFVCVCLVAIGGIWFTKNSVDDLASKNGFLDNQNKVAKGDEEGEIHLIEKDDKTVPTATNSKENLDKVKEKEVVKKEETKINYLGEKVTREYSEKEPSYSSTLDVWEIHKALDVQAKKGSKVKSIVNGKVTDVFKDDQHGVSVKVESKDKVAVVYSNLDDKVSVKKGQEVKDGDVIGKVGNTTSVESLEGAHVHVTATKDGKTIDPMTLIK
- the spoIID gene encoding stage II sporulation protein D → MKNPLLVLASTVLVTAAIPICVSIFAYNSDSKPDIVPHIQNKLKIETKLKINKKKSIKNYETIDKESPKIKVYNHKKGIVETIDIEDYLCGVLAGEMSAEFDKEALKAQAVAARTFTVYSKKTGKHKNAAVCTDYKHCQEYKSKSELLSKNGQAWMDKFYTKIEQAVKDTKGQIIVYEDEAILPLYFSTSSGNTENSEEVFSTKYPYLRSVDSPYDKNAPKYASNVKINNSDFINTLRKGYPNMSISNDKLSKQVSIEERSKGGSVEKIKVGNKEISGRDIRSLFNLNSANFDLKFNKDYVDIIVKGYGHGVGMSQWGAEGMAKDGYKYYEILEHYYSDINIKDTY